A genomic stretch from Polyangium spumosum includes:
- a CDS encoding AAA family ATPase, whose product MYRKEVNERSPMRVFEKSMHGGLGRGNVGVVLSRAGVGKTALLVQIALDDLLRDRRVLHISTEHAVDHVRAYYDELFHDIATYTKLAEPEAVRLDLERHRLIFSLLGHANTTEGLSSSMKKLVETVAFAREIAHFSPDVIIIDGFDFAHATEAMVNTLATIARDHSAELWLSSRTTKGAGEAKPGSAPAPIDRFFDKLGVVVYLDPEKDVVRLRLLKDHDSKEIADLSLRLQPHTMRIIDADIPPASERPRDAKRFRLFSGGAKGAEAAFGACAERWGLTETNYSFEGHTLRERARGVVELSEADLRRGDFSLVYVSKRLGRVLSEIPLVRNVLQTIWYQINAAREVFVVGQIQDDGTVRGGTGWGAELARLWKKPLYVFDQQKRTWFRWSGSAWEMATLPLIKSEAFAGIGTQNLTDDGKQAIEELFQRSFGDPPSKRD is encoded by the coding sequence ATGTACCGCAAAGAGGTCAACGAGCGGAGCCCCATGCGGGTCTTCGAGAAGTCGATGCACGGCGGCCTGGGCCGCGGCAACGTGGGTGTCGTGCTCTCGCGCGCGGGCGTCGGCAAGACGGCGCTGCTCGTGCAGATCGCGCTGGACGATCTGCTGCGCGACCGGCGCGTCCTGCACATCTCGACGGAGCACGCCGTCGATCACGTGCGCGCCTACTACGACGAGCTCTTCCACGACATCGCGACGTACACGAAGCTCGCCGAGCCCGAGGCCGTGCGCCTCGACCTCGAGCGTCACCGGCTGATCTTCTCGCTCCTCGGCCACGCGAACACGACCGAGGGCCTGTCGTCGTCGATGAAGAAGCTCGTCGAGACCGTCGCGTTCGCCCGCGAGATCGCGCACTTCTCGCCGGACGTGATCATCATCGACGGCTTCGACTTCGCCCACGCGACCGAGGCCATGGTGAACACGCTGGCCACGATCGCCCGGGATCACTCGGCCGAGCTCTGGCTCTCGTCGAGGACGACGAAGGGCGCCGGCGAGGCGAAGCCGGGCTCGGCGCCCGCGCCGATCGATCGGTTCTTCGACAAACTCGGCGTCGTGGTCTACCTCGACCCCGAGAAGGACGTCGTGCGCCTGCGCCTCCTGAAGGACCACGACAGCAAGGAGATCGCCGATCTCTCGCTCCGCCTCCAGCCGCACACGATGCGGATCATCGACGCGGACATCCCTCCGGCCTCGGAGCGCCCGCGTGACGCGAAGCGCTTCCGCCTCTTCTCGGGCGGCGCGAAGGGCGCGGAGGCGGCGTTCGGCGCGTGCGCGGAGCGCTGGGGCCTCACGGAGACGAACTACAGCTTCGAGGGCCACACGTTGCGCGAGCGCGCGCGTGGGGTCGTGGAGCTGAGCGAGGCGGACCTGCGCCGCGGCGACTTCAGCCTGGTCTACGTCTCGAAGCGCCTCGGCCGCGTGCTCAGCGAGATCCCGCTGGTGCGCAACGTGCTGCAGACGATCTGGTACCAGATCAACGCGGCGCGTGAGGTCTTCGTCGTCGGCCAGATCCAGGACGACGGCACGGTCCGCGGCGGGACGGGCTGGGGCGCGGAGCTCGCGAGGCTCTGGAAGAAGCCGCTCTACGTCTTCGATCAGCAGAAGCGGACGTGGTTCCGCTGGAGCGGGTCGGCGTGGGAGATGGCGACCTTGCCGCTCATCAAGAGCGAGGCCTTCGCCGGCATCGGGACGCAGAACCTGACCGACGACGGCAAGCAGGCGATCGAGGAGCTCTTCCAGCGCTCGTTCGGCGACCCGCCCTCGAAGCGCGACTGA
- the fusA gene encoding elongation factor G, with protein sequence MISDLSRLRNIGISAHIDSGKTTLTERILFYTKRIHAIHDVKGKDGVGAKMDSMDLERERGITIQSAATFCNWGNTQINIIDTPGHVDFTIEVERSLRVLDGAILVLCSVAGVQSQSLTVDRQMRRYGVPRIAFVNKCDRAGANPLRARDQLREKLNLNPVLLQLPIGLEDKFEGVVDLTKMKAFRFEGANGEKILESDVPADMQAEAQKCREEMLDALSMFSDELTEAMLEEKVTEDLINKAIRSATVNLQIVPVMMGSAYKNKAVQLLLDGVTKFLPCPTDVTNHAVDLEKDEAKIALESDPDKPLVMLAFKLEDGRYGQLSYLRVYQGTVLKGKEITNTRTGKRHKVGRLVRMHSDEMEDIDSAGAGDIVAMFGVDCNSGDTFTDGTLSVAMTSMHVPEPVIALTVTPKDNKAQVNMSKALKRFTKEDPTFRVGSDPETNETIVQGMGELHLDVYIERMKREYGAEVVTSPPRVAYRETITRRVEFNYTHKKQTGGSGQYGKVAGFMEPMDDAYEFVDDITGGSIPKEFIPSCDKGFRSMLAKGLVIQAPVTGVRVTINDGAAHAVDSSDIAFQEAARGAWREAYPKAGPQILEPLMKVAAESPAEFQGGVVGILMQRRGIIIGTTESDGFCRVEAEVPLAEMFGFSTVLRSATQGKAEFTMEFSRYAPVPGAISEELIKKHKEELAKKGK encoded by the coding sequence GTGATCAGCGATCTGTCCAGGCTCAGGAACATAGGAATCAGCGCCCACATCGACTCGGGGAAGACCACGCTGACCGAGCGCATCCTCTTCTACACGAAGAGGATCCACGCCATTCACGACGTGAAGGGCAAGGACGGCGTCGGCGCGAAGATGGACTCGATGGACCTCGAGCGCGAGCGCGGGATCACCATCCAGTCCGCGGCGACCTTCTGCAACTGGGGCAACACCCAGATCAACATCATCGACACGCCCGGGCACGTCGACTTCACGATCGAGGTCGAGCGCAGCTTGCGCGTGCTCGACGGCGCGATCCTGGTGCTGTGCTCGGTCGCGGGCGTGCAGTCGCAGTCGCTCACGGTCGATCGGCAGATGCGCCGCTACGGCGTCCCGCGCATCGCGTTCGTGAACAAGTGCGACCGCGCCGGCGCGAACCCGCTCCGCGCGCGTGATCAGCTCCGCGAGAAGCTCAACCTGAACCCGGTGCTCTTGCAGCTCCCGATCGGCCTCGAGGACAAGTTCGAGGGCGTCGTCGACCTGACCAAGATGAAGGCGTTCCGGTTCGAGGGCGCGAACGGCGAGAAGATCCTCGAGTCCGACGTGCCGGCCGACATGCAGGCCGAGGCGCAGAAGTGCCGCGAGGAGATGCTCGACGCGCTCTCCATGTTCTCCGACGAGCTCACCGAGGCGATGCTCGAGGAGAAGGTCACCGAGGACCTCATCAACAAGGCCATCCGCTCGGCCACGGTGAACCTCCAGATCGTGCCCGTGATGATGGGCTCGGCCTACAAGAACAAGGCCGTGCAGCTCCTGCTCGACGGGGTGACGAAGTTCTTGCCCTGCCCGACGGACGTCACGAACCACGCCGTCGACCTCGAGAAGGACGAGGCGAAGATCGCGCTCGAGAGTGATCCCGACAAGCCGCTCGTGATGCTCGCGTTCAAGCTCGAGGACGGCCGCTACGGCCAGCTCTCGTACCTGCGCGTCTACCAGGGCACGGTCTTGAAGGGCAAGGAGATCACGAACACGCGCACGGGCAAGCGCCACAAGGTCGGCCGCCTCGTCCGCATGCACTCCGACGAGATGGAGGACATCGACAGCGCGGGCGCGGGTGACATCGTCGCGATGTTCGGCGTCGACTGCAACTCGGGCGACACGTTCACCGACGGCACGCTCAGCGTGGCGATGACGAGCATGCACGTGCCCGAGCCGGTCATCGCGTTGACCGTGACGCCGAAGGACAACAAGGCGCAGGTCAACATGTCGAAGGCGCTGAAGCGCTTCACGAAGGAAGACCCGACCTTCCGCGTGGGCAGCGATCCCGAGACGAACGAGACGATCGTCCAGGGCATGGGCGAGCTGCACCTCGACGTGTACATCGAGCGCATGAAGCGCGAGTACGGCGCCGAGGTCGTGACGAGCCCGCCGCGCGTCGCGTACCGCGAGACGATCACCCGCCGCGTGGAGTTCAACTACACGCACAAGAAGCAGACCGGCGGCTCGGGTCAGTACGGCAAGGTCGCGGGCTTCATGGAGCCCATGGACGACGCGTACGAGTTCGTCGACGACATCACGGGCGGCTCCATCCCGAAGGAGTTCATCCCCTCCTGCGACAAGGGCTTCCGCTCGATGCTCGCGAAGGGCCTCGTGATCCAGGCGCCCGTGACGGGCGTGCGCGTGACGATCAACGACGGCGCGGCCCACGCGGTCGACTCCTCGGACATCGCGTTCCAGGAGGCAGCGCGCGGCGCGTGGCGTGAGGCGTATCCGAAGGCGGGTCCGCAGATCCTCGAGCCGCTGATGAAGGTCGCCGCCGAGAGCCCGGCCGAGTTCCAGGGCGGGGTCGTCGGCATCCTGATGCAGCGCCGCGGCATCATCATCGGCACGACGGAGTCGGACGGCTTCTGCCGCGTCGAGGCGGAGGTCCCCCTCGCCGAGATGTTCGGGTTCTCGACCGTTCTTCGCTCCGCGACGCAGGGCAAGGCCGAGTTTACCATGGAGTTCTCCCGGTACGCCCCGGTCCCCGGAGCGATCTCCGAGGAGCTCATCAAGAAGCACAAAGAAGAGCTGGCGAAGAAGGGGAAGTGA
- a CDS encoding acyltransferase family protein codes for MPLTLERPLPRAGPSLPQLDALRGVAILAVFVQHAGDRFLPLVRPAIEANAPSPLVPWILTVLHHAWWGVDLFFVLSGFSLGLSWLRSGGQTPREFLLRRAARILPAYWVALVVTLAFHRGVLDAPALPASLAAHLLVLQGYVSPGGIVIIGATWSLTTEACFYLLFPWLAPVILREGRRALWIGAALVVGSWLARAALHAIVLEPGVHTGLLEATQRRWIPSRLDQFVLGALAARAFVVLSRSARAAAIAPYALVACVPALVVAFRLEGLRYLEPGGGWPYALLSLVTAALVLSAVLCRGRALAIVAPRPLAFVGIVSYGVFLYHQLALGLSDLEPQSPPTWKNLAGTTSFALVASLIVGYASWVLVERPSMRWASPKRGESRPSPA; via the coding sequence ATGCCGCTGACCCTCGAGAGGCCTCTGCCTCGCGCGGGCCCGAGCCTGCCGCAGCTCGACGCGCTGCGCGGCGTGGCGATCCTCGCCGTCTTCGTCCAGCACGCAGGCGATCGGTTCCTGCCGCTCGTGCGACCCGCGATCGAGGCGAACGCGCCGTCGCCGCTCGTCCCGTGGATCCTGACCGTGCTGCACCACGCGTGGTGGGGCGTCGATCTCTTCTTCGTGCTCTCGGGCTTCTCGCTGGGGCTCTCGTGGCTCCGTTCGGGAGGACAAACCCCGCGCGAGTTCTTGCTCCGGCGCGCCGCGCGGATCCTGCCCGCGTACTGGGTCGCGCTCGTCGTGACGCTCGCCTTCCACCGCGGCGTGCTCGATGCGCCCGCGCTGCCCGCCTCGCTCGCCGCGCATCTGTTGGTGCTCCAAGGATACGTCTCGCCGGGCGGGATCGTGATCATCGGGGCGACGTGGTCGCTCACGACGGAGGCTTGTTTCTACCTCCTGTTCCCGTGGCTCGCGCCGGTGATCCTGCGGGAGGGCAGGCGGGCGCTCTGGATCGGCGCGGCCCTCGTGGTGGGGAGCTGGCTCGCGCGCGCCGCGCTGCACGCGATCGTGCTCGAGCCGGGGGTCCACACGGGCTTGCTCGAAGCGACGCAGCGGCGGTGGATCCCGAGCCGGCTCGATCAGTTCGTGCTCGGCGCGCTCGCGGCGCGGGCGTTCGTCGTCCTCTCACGATCCGCGCGCGCGGCTGCGATCGCGCCCTACGCGCTCGTGGCGTGTGTGCCCGCGCTCGTCGTCGCGTTCCGGCTGGAGGGGCTCCGTTACCTCGAGCCGGGCGGCGGATGGCCCTACGCGCTCCTCTCGCTCGTGACGGCGGCGCTCGTCCTCTCGGCGGTGCTCTGCCGCGGCCGCGCGCTCGCGATCGTCGCGCCGCGCCCGCTCGCCTTCGTCGGGATCGTGAGTTACGGCGTGTTTCTGTATCACCAGCTCGCCCTCGGGCTCTCGGACCTCGAGCCCCAGTCCCCTCCAACCTGGAAGAACCTCGCGGGCACCACGTCGTTCGCGCTGGTCGCCTCGCTGATCGTGGGCTACGCATCGTGGGTGCTCGTCGAGCGCCCTTCGATGCGATGGGCGAGCCCGAAAAGAGGGGAATCTCGTCCCTCACCGGCGTGA
- a CDS encoding cation diffusion facilitator family transporter: MSSSEDNSTSHIVQSLFANLAIAAGKGVVAFMTGSGALLAETLHSAADCGNQLLLLLGVKRARKKPDASHPLGYGRSLYFWSFLVALLLFSGGGVFSIYEGIHKLGHPEPVEKVHLGLGILGFSLLIEGAATISNIREMNKRRGQKPFFQYLRDTKDSDLVVVFGENAAASLGLILASLALTAAYVTNDPKWDAIGSIAIGVVLMAVAVFLAVEVMSLLIGESADPEVEVAVRQVIAKHPKIDRVLHVITVQQGPGEVLVCVKVSFYDGVTTNEVCTSINEFETALRSRRSDVRWCFVEPDIPRVAGAQVA; the protein is encoded by the coding sequence GTGTCGTCGTCGGAAGACAACTCGACCTCCCATATCGTCCAGTCGCTCTTCGCCAACCTCGCGATCGCAGCGGGCAAGGGCGTCGTCGCGTTCATGACGGGCTCGGGCGCGCTGCTCGCCGAGACGCTGCACTCGGCGGCGGATTGCGGCAATCAGCTCCTGCTCCTGCTCGGCGTGAAGCGGGCGCGGAAGAAGCCGGACGCGTCGCACCCGCTCGGCTACGGGCGCTCGCTCTACTTCTGGTCGTTCCTCGTGGCGCTCTTGCTCTTCTCGGGCGGCGGCGTCTTCTCGATCTACGAGGGGATCCACAAGCTCGGCCACCCCGAGCCCGTGGAGAAGGTGCACCTCGGCCTCGGGATCCTCGGGTTTTCCCTGCTGATCGAGGGCGCAGCGACGATCTCGAACATCCGCGAGATGAACAAGCGCCGCGGGCAGAAGCCGTTCTTCCAGTACCTCCGCGACACGAAGGACTCGGACCTCGTCGTGGTCTTCGGCGAGAACGCGGCGGCCTCGCTGGGCCTCATCCTCGCGTCGCTCGCGCTCACGGCGGCGTACGTGACGAACGATCCGAAGTGGGACGCGATCGGCAGCATCGCGATCGGGGTCGTGCTGATGGCCGTGGCCGTCTTCCTCGCGGTGGAGGTCATGTCGCTCCTGATCGGCGAGTCGGCCGATCCGGAGGTCGAGGTGGCCGTGCGGCAGGTGATCGCGAAGCACCCGAAGATCGACCGGGTGCTGCACGTGATCACGGTGCAGCAGGGGCCGGGCGAGGTGCTCGTCTGCGTGAAGGTGAGCTTCTACGACGGCGTGACCACGAACGAGGTCTGCACGTCGATCAACGAGTTCGAGACGGCGTTGCGGAGCCGGCGGAGCGACGTCCGCTGGTGCTTCGTCGAGCCGGACATCCCGCGCGTGGCGGGGGCGCAGGTCGCCTGA
- a CDS encoding site-2 protease family protein encodes MQRDQAETTDLRPAAPAEAAEAPLQDPYADAAPAAAGPLRWQKNLLLFLLTIVSTLVTFALANGLIPAGAPFAEQIRGVLRAWTYTVPLMAILLTHELGHYFAARLHKVPASLPFFIPLPLLSPFGTMGAVIGMSGRIKSRNALLDIGAAGPLAGLLVAIPVILYGLRTSPVLPIPEEGIQEGQCLLYFVLKRLALGAIPEGHDVFLNGPAFAGWVGLFVTMLNLVPVGQLDGGHIAYALFGEKQNRYARIVHVTMLGMFLLNLARFLPPALRAGEGIGDAVGNSISWLVWFVLVHLLGRLGGKDHPPTEPGELSPVRRGVAVLSLVVFVLLFMPTPWATY; translated from the coding sequence ATGCAAAGGGACCAAGCCGAGACGACCGACCTTCGCCCCGCGGCCCCCGCAGAGGCCGCCGAGGCGCCTCTGCAAGATCCCTATGCCGACGCCGCCCCGGCCGCCGCGGGGCCGCTCCGGTGGCAAAAGAACCTGCTCCTCTTCCTGCTCACCATCGTCTCGACCCTCGTCACCTTCGCCCTCGCGAACGGCCTCATCCCGGCCGGTGCGCCCTTCGCCGAGCAGATCCGCGGCGTCCTCCGCGCCTGGACCTACACCGTCCCGCTCATGGCCATCCTGCTCACGCACGAGCTCGGCCATTACTTCGCGGCGCGCCTCCACAAAGTCCCGGCCTCCTTGCCCTTCTTCATTCCGCTGCCCCTCCTGAGCCCCTTCGGCACCATGGGCGCGGTCATCGGGATGAGCGGCCGCATCAAGAGCCGCAATGCATTGCTCGACATCGGCGCGGCCGGCCCGCTCGCCGGGCTGCTCGTCGCCATCCCCGTGATCCTCTACGGCCTGCGCACCTCGCCCGTCCTGCCCATCCCCGAGGAGGGCATCCAGGAGGGGCAATGCCTGCTATATTTCGTATTGAAGCGCCTCGCCCTCGGCGCGATCCCCGAGGGGCACGACGTCTTCCTCAATGGCCCCGCGTTCGCCGGCTGGGTCGGGCTCTTCGTGACCATGCTGAACCTGGTCCCCGTCGGCCAGCTCGACGGCGGGCACATCGCGTATGCCCTCTTCGGCGAGAAGCAGAATCGTTATGCCCGGATCGTCCACGTGACGATGCTCGGCATGTTCCTTTTGAACCTCGCCCGCTTCCTGCCCCCCGCGCTCCGCGCCGGCGAGGGGATCGGCGACGCCGTCGGCAATTCGATCTCGTGGCTCGTGTGGTTCGTCCTGGTCCACCTGCTCGGCCGCCTCGGCGGCAAGGACCACCCCCCGACCGAGCCCGGCGAGCTCTCGCCCGTGCGCCGCGGCGTCGCCGTCCTCTCGCTCGTCGTCTTCGTCCTGCTCTTCATGCCCACGCCGTGGGCGACCTACTGA
- the mobA gene encoding molybdenum cofactor guanylyltransferase, which yields MNEARIPGLGAVVLAGGRSSRMGRPKAWLPFGDEHLLQRVVRRLATVASPLVVVRAPGQDLPPLPPDVILADDPVEGRGPLQGIAVGLASLTGAADAAFVSSTDAPFVDPALVRFLWELRGASHDVVVPRAGGHYHPLAAVYGTSVKSEIDHLLAEDRLRPFFLFERVRTLVVPEDRLHEAPGLALSGDEILALRNLNTQDDWRAALDVAGLPRPRDPA from the coding sequence TTGAACGAAGCACGTATCCCCGGCCTCGGCGCCGTCGTCCTCGCGGGCGGCAGGAGCAGCCGCATGGGCCGCCCCAAGGCCTGGCTGCCCTTCGGCGACGAGCACCTCCTCCAGCGCGTCGTGCGTCGCCTCGCCACGGTCGCCTCGCCCCTCGTCGTCGTCCGCGCCCCCGGGCAGGACCTCCCGCCGCTGCCGCCCGACGTCATCCTCGCCGACGACCCCGTCGAGGGCCGCGGCCCGCTCCAGGGCATCGCGGTTGGCCTCGCGTCCCTCACCGGCGCGGCCGACGCCGCGTTCGTCTCCTCCACCGACGCGCCGTTCGTGGATCCCGCGCTCGTGCGTTTCCTCTGGGAACTACGCGGCGCGTCGCACGACGTCGTCGTCCCGCGCGCCGGCGGCCATTACCACCCGCTCGCGGCCGTGTACGGCACCTCGGTGAAATCCGAGATCGACCACCTCCTCGCAGAGGACCGCCTCCGCCCGTTTTTCCTCTTCGAACGCGTGCGCACGCTCGTCGTCCCGGAAGATCGGCTCCACGAAGCGCCCGGGCTCGCCCTCTCCGGCGACGAGATCCTCGCCTTGCGAAACCTCAACACGCAGGACGACTGGCGCGCCGCGCTCGACGTCGCGGGCCTGCCGAGGCCACGCGATCCGGCTTGA
- a CDS encoding molybdopterin biosynthesis protein, protein MKQAQFLNVVDRAEAERRFRAAIGELGPVGAEVVPLDAALGRLLAEDVASPVDVPGFDRSNVDGYAVRAADTFGATEHEPRRLRRLPDVVAMGRIPEATVEPNTALAIPTGGAVPRGADAIVMVEHTQLDGDDVLITKAAIPGRSITYAGTDVAQGEVVLRAKERLTSRETGVLAAIGLDHVAVLARPRVAILSTGDEIVPPGQPLPPGAVYDSNARILADAVREAGGEPFLAGIVPDDEAAVRGALVRALAEAHVVLLSGGTSKGPGDLNTRVLAEALEPPGIVVHGVALKPGKPLCLASSAGKPVVVLPGFPTSAIFTFHEFVAPVVRALAGRSERADDTLAARLPFRVTSEHGRTEYVLVRLVSDEHGALVAYPIGKGSGSVTTFSQADGFFIIDERVEMLDAGDVVAIHPVAGSRPRQVDLVVIGSHCVGLDVLLGRLAASGTTSKLIAVGSEAGLAAVRRGECDVAGVHLYDPETGTYNTPFLGPGLELVRGYGRMQGVVFRPGDARFEGKRAEDAVREAARAPGVVMINRNRGSGTRALYDRLLEGARPAGHSVEASSHRAVAAAVAQGRADFGVAIDIVARDRGLGFLPIGEERFDFVVPSARLARTAVRAFLAELASEPARNTLRARGLLA, encoded by the coding sequence GTGAAGCAAGCGCAGTTCCTCAACGTCGTGGACCGAGCCGAGGCCGAGCGTCGCTTCCGTGCGGCGATCGGCGAGCTCGGACCCGTGGGCGCCGAGGTCGTCCCGCTCGACGCGGCGCTCGGGCGCCTGCTCGCCGAGGACGTCGCGAGCCCCGTCGACGTGCCCGGCTTCGATCGCTCGAACGTCGACGGCTACGCGGTGCGCGCGGCCGACACCTTCGGCGCGACCGAACACGAGCCCCGCCGGCTGCGGCGCTTGCCCGACGTGGTCGCGATGGGCCGCATCCCCGAGGCGACCGTCGAGCCCAACACGGCCCTCGCGATCCCCACGGGCGGCGCCGTGCCCCGCGGCGCCGACGCGATCGTCATGGTCGAGCACACGCAGCTCGACGGCGACGACGTGCTCATCACGAAGGCCGCGATCCCCGGCCGATCGATCACCTACGCCGGCACCGACGTCGCGCAGGGCGAGGTCGTGCTCCGCGCGAAGGAGCGTCTCACCTCGCGCGAGACGGGCGTGCTCGCGGCGATCGGTCTTGATCACGTTGCGGTCCTCGCGCGGCCTCGCGTGGCGATCCTCTCGACCGGCGACGAGATCGTCCCGCCCGGCCAGCCTCTGCCGCCGGGCGCCGTCTACGATTCGAACGCCCGCATCCTCGCCGACGCCGTCCGCGAGGCCGGCGGTGAGCCCTTCCTCGCGGGCATCGTGCCCGACGACGAGGCCGCCGTACGCGGCGCGCTCGTCCGCGCCCTCGCCGAGGCCCACGTCGTGCTGCTCTCGGGCGGCACCTCGAAGGGGCCGGGCGACCTCAACACGCGTGTCCTCGCCGAGGCCCTCGAGCCGCCCGGCATCGTCGTGCACGGCGTCGCCCTCAAGCCGGGCAAACCTCTCTGCCTCGCCTCGAGCGCGGGCAAACCCGTCGTCGTCCTGCCCGGCTTCCCGACCTCGGCGATCTTCACCTTCCACGAGTTCGTCGCGCCCGTCGTCCGCGCGCTCGCGGGCCGCTCCGAGCGCGCGGACGACACGCTCGCGGCGCGCCTGCCCTTCCGCGTCACGAGCGAGCACGGCCGCACCGAGTACGTGCTCGTGCGCCTCGTCTCGGACGAACACGGCGCGCTCGTCGCGTATCCCATCGGCAAGGGCTCGGGCTCCGTGACCACCTTCTCCCAGGCCGACGGCTTCTTCATCATCGACGAGCGCGTCGAGATGCTCGACGCCGGCGACGTCGTCGCCATCCACCCCGTCGCCGGCTCTCGCCCGCGGCAGGTCGACCTCGTCGTCATCGGCAGCCATTGCGTCGGCCTCGACGTCTTGCTCGGCCGCCTCGCCGCTTCGGGCACCACGAGCAAGCTCATCGCCGTCGGCAGCGAGGCCGGACTCGCCGCCGTTCGTCGCGGCGAGTGCGACGTCGCGGGCGTCCACCTCTACGACCCCGAGACCGGCACCTACAACACGCCTTTCCTCGGCCCGGGGCTCGAGCTCGTCCGCGGCTACGGCCGCATGCAGGGCGTCGTCTTCCGCCCCGGCGACGCGCGCTTCGAGGGCAAACGCGCCGAGGACGCCGTCCGCGAGGCCGCGCGCGCGCCCGGCGTCGTGATGATCAACCGGAACCGCGGCAGCGGCACCCGCGCGCTCTACGATCGCCTCCTCGAAGGCGCGCGCCCCGCCGGCCACTCCGTCGAGGCCTCCTCCCACCGCGCCGTCGCCGCCGCCGTCGCCCAGGGCCGCGCCGATTTCGGCGTCGCGATCGACATCGTCGCCCGCGACCGCGGCCTCGGCTTCCTCCCGATCGGCGAGGAGCGCTTCGACTTCGTGGTGCCCTCCGCGCGCCTCGCGAGGACCGCCGTACGCGCGTTCCTGGCGGAGCTCGCGAGTGAACCTGCGCGGAACACCCTGCGCGCCCGAGGGCTGCTCGCTTGA
- a CDS encoding DUF6918 family protein encodes MGLSDALADKDKKSRIISDCATLIDEEVASKGFTALPLKAGYKAIKGIKPGFIPHVIESLLPEMATKVDPIWDEGVSTGNPVKFFQDNRGRVADALLSVTDAKSKNAKNAIVRSTYESLRGTAKKHVEEAIPRLSKVIEKYA; translated from the coding sequence ATGGGACTCTCGGATGCGCTCGCGGACAAGGACAAGAAGAGCCGGATCATCTCCGACTGCGCCACGCTGATCGACGAAGAGGTCGCGTCGAAGGGGTTCACCGCGCTGCCGCTCAAGGCGGGTTACAAGGCGATCAAGGGCATCAAGCCCGGCTTCATTCCGCACGTCATCGAGTCGCTCCTGCCCGAGATGGCCACGAAGGTCGACCCGATCTGGGACGAGGGCGTGTCCACGGGCAATCCCGTGAAATTCTTCCAGGACAACCGCGGGCGCGTCGCCGACGCGCTACTGTCCGTGACCGACGCGAAATCGAAAAACGCGAAAAACGCGATCGTCCGTTCGACCTACGAGTCGCTGCGCGGAACGGCCAAGAAGCACGTCGAGGAGGCCATCCCGCGCCTCTCGAAGGTCATCGAAAAATACGCGTGA
- a CDS encoding Tudor-knot domain-containing protein: MAFVRSSVISLALLAAVTSTGCKRRYDVGDKVLVEWEKNNYPAVILETQGTTKFKVHYEGYDAIWDEVVPRDRVKGLVEGTVVHPEPPAKVRAKAIAAAQTNIYKIGDRVRVEWHGTMYPAVIVGIVGQERYRIHFEGYGDEWDDTVGLPRIQPR; the protein is encoded by the coding sequence ATGGCCTTCGTTCGGTCCTCGGTGATCTCCCTCGCGCTCCTCGCCGCCGTCACGTCGACCGGCTGCAAGCGCCGCTATGACGTGGGCGACAAGGTCCTCGTCGAGTGGGAGAAGAACAACTACCCGGCGGTCATCCTCGAGACGCAGGGGACGACGAAGTTCAAGGTGCACTACGAGGGCTACGACGCGATCTGGGACGAGGTCGTGCCCCGCGACCGCGTGAAGGGCCTCGTCGAGGGGACGGTCGTGCACCCCGAGCCGCCCGCGAAGGTGCGCGCGAAGGCGATCGCGGCCGCGCAGACGAACATCTACAAGATCGGCGATCGCGTCCGCGTCGAGTGGCACGGCACGATGTACCCCGCCGTGATCGTCGGCATCGTCGGGCAGGAGCGGTACCGCATCCACTTCGAAGGGTACGGCGACGAGTGGGACGACACCGTGGGCCTGCCCCGCATCCAGCCGCGCTAG